A window of the Ignavibacteria bacterium genome harbors these coding sequences:
- a CDS encoding DUF1460 domain-containing protein, with amino-acid sequence KRGDSSFESYIKELEYIRYRDGIKDDYLSRLHYFSEWIENNEEKGILRNVSRELGGNKFLTQSISFMSSNPKLYTKLKSKEDIARLKQIESQLNSREVFYIDKNQLASKNMINKIEDGDIIALVAADSSLDVTHTTIAIKQNDNVYLLHAPKPGTKVQITEKHLINYIRDNKSVKGIMVVRLIE; translated from the coding sequence TCAAACGAGGTGATTCAAGTTTCGAAAGCTATATCAAAGAGCTTGAGTATATTCGGTATCGAGATGGTATTAAAGATGACTACTTGAGCCGCTTGCATTACTTCAGCGAGTGGATAGAGAACAATGAAGAAAAAGGGATTTTGAGAAATGTTAGCCGTGAGCTTGGCGGAAATAAATTTTTAACACAATCAATTTCTTTCATGTCAAGCAATCCCAAACTTTATACTAAACTGAAGTCAAAAGAAGATATTGCAAGATTAAAACAGATCGAAAGTCAATTGAATTCCCGTGAGGTGTTTTATATAGATAAAAATCAGCTTGCATCGAAAAATATGATAAACAAAATCGAGGATGGCGATATAATTGCTTTAGTAGCTGCGGACTCAAGTCTCGATGTTACACATACCACAATTGCAATTAAACAGAATGATAATGTTTATCTTCTCCACGCACCGAAACCGGGAACAAAAGTCCAAATTACTGAAAAGCACCTCATAAATTACATCCGTGATAATAAATCTGTAAAAGGGATTATGGTTGTGAGATTAATTGAGTAA